One region of Primulina tabacum isolate GXHZ01 chromosome 17, ASM2559414v2, whole genome shotgun sequence genomic DNA includes:
- the LOC142531507 gene encoding ubiquitin carboxyl-terminal hydrolase 26 isoform X1, producing MGHHRPTTRSKNKRSRPDETAEATTESFRKIILTKTVTEDDVRQLYNVWRPVCQGCRVNSKDNPNCFCGLIPPPNGSRKSGLWQKTSEIVNSLGPDPSKDLRSSSSTPAGLTNLGATCYANSILQCLFMNKSFREGVFSVEPQILEGEPVLNNLVRLFAKLHSSKMAFVDSAPFIQTLELDNSIQQDSHEFLTLLFSLLERCLSQSKVSKARTIVQDLFRGGVSHVTRCSKCGNESEASSKIEDFYGLELNVKGLKSLDESLDDYFSIEELHGDNQFYCDACATRADATRSIKLRSLPAVLNFQLKRCVFLPNTTAKKKITSLFHFPGELNMAQRLSDCSELNLVYDLSAVLIHKGSAVNSGHYTAHVKDDNTDEWWEFDDEMVSNLGQEPFGPTSSISTVNIGQNEPVDYSSSVKEKDTLLDDSNMNVNQPHSLESNGIHHSKTFSSVDAYMLMYALKASKGNSQRTAAQSLEHKIESDSSLVSQETDGSLPFHILEDIELSNAAYLDSCEQYKSKKEFMLNHIMVRRQEVRLVLSKAPVQPLETPYFWISSDWLRHWTDSAMPSIIDNTSILCLHGKLPLSSISCAKRLSAEAWTNLYSQFSDCCDKYGGGPTLTKDDYCTDCIFEMGRNMARANVYRDQRLLMKELAEAALSGEHLDGKLYYISKSWLQQWLRRKNIDLPCDADSGPTASIRCPHGELMPEIAAGAKRILVPESLWMFFQETAMEVKPDDSVGRSTFSSESEPCATCGIELTEAAYSEDSLREFKLKQRLNHEKLCMNKNIALCPQIKYYLVPSYWLSKWRSYVNAGGKNASSAELDALNSVVDMLLCEKHSKLLGRPPELLWKRDLIFQKPSVTDGMTIIAEDDWRLFCEDWDGTESKGISAKIEIDSDVRDDNIGTCIDMSIPEEHLRINDGIHNGSSRRLLVKTSPQVCEECIGERECSELMRKLHYSNEDICVCLISGKEPPKSILEASGSISEPSRRTSKRSRKSTYGNSVNLNVSGTTSVYQLKMMIWETFGVVKENQILHKGSRVIDGETASLADMNIFPGDILWVTDSKIHENRDIADEVSNTNLEVHVAEEGFRGTLLTSAISSQAVSEAYLNY from the exons atgggGCATCATCGGCCGACGACGAGGAGTAAGAATAAGAGGAGCAGGCCGGACGAAACTGCTGAGGCGACAACTGAAAGCTTTAG gaaaattattttaactaAAACAGTGACAGAGGATGATGTGCGTCAGTTATATAATGTATGGAGGCCTGTTTGTCAAGGGTGTCGTGTGAACTCCAAGGATAACCCTAATTGTTTCTGTGGATTGATTCCACCTCCCAATGGAAGTCGGAAATCTGGGTTGTGGCAGAAGACATCGGAAATAGTAAATTCTCTTGGTCCTGACCCATCCAAAGACCTTCGTTCATCATCCAGTACCCCTGCAGGCCTCACAAATCTTGGTGCCACTTGCTATGCTAACAGCATACTTCAATGCCTGTTCATGAATAAATCTTTCAGGGAAGGTGTTTTCTCTGTCGAACCACAAATTCTGGAAGGAGAGCCTGTGTTAAATAACCTTGTTCGGCTTTTTGCGAAGCTCCATTCTAGTAAGATGGCTTTTGTGGATTCAGCACCATTTATCCAGACTTTAGAACTGGATAATAGCATTCAACAGGATAGCCATGAGTTTCTCACCTTGCTTTTTTCTTTGCTCGAGAGATGCCTGAGCCAGTCCAAGGTTTCCAAAGCTAGAACCATTGTACAAGACCTTTTCCGGGGCGGCGTTTCTCATGTGACCAG GTGCTCGAAATGTGGGAATGAGTCTGAAGCTTCATCAAAAATTGAAGATTTTTATGGACTGGAGTTAAATGTTAAAGGTTTGAAGAGTTTAGATGAGAGCTTGGACGATTACTTCAGCATAGAAGAGCTTCATGGGGACAATCAATTTTACTGTGATGCATGTGCTACTCGAGCTGATGCTACCCGCAGCATCAAGTTGCGTTCGCTGCCTGCTGTTCTAAATTTTCAGCTCAAGCGTTGTGTATTCCTTCCAAAT ACAACTGCAAAGAAAAAGATCACCTCTCTGTTTCATTTTCCTGGAGAACTTAACATGGCCCAAAGGCTGTCAGACTGTTCGGAATTGAATTTGGTATATGATTTGTCAGCTGTCTTGATACACAAGGGTTCTGCTGTCAATAGTGGCCACTATACAGCTCATGTTAAAGATGATAACACTGATGAATGGTGGGAATTTGATGATGAAATGGTTTCAAACTTAGGTCAAGAACCATTTGGGCCCACTTCTTCAATTTCTACTGTTAACATTGGACAAAATGAGCCAGTTGACTACTCATCTTCTGTGAAAGAAAAGGACACTCTTCTAGATGATAGTAATATGAATGTCAATCAGCCGCACTCTTTAGAATCAAATGGTATTCATCATTCAAAAACATTCTCATCTGTTGATGCATACATGCTAATGTATGCTCTCAAGGCTTCTAAGGGTAACAGTCAAAGAACTGCTGCACAGTCTCTCGAACACAAAATAGAGAGTGATAGTTCTCTAGTTTCACAAGAAACTGATGGTTCTCTTCCGTTCCATATTTTAGAGGACATCGAGCTGTCGAATGCAGCATATCTTGATTCTTGTGAACAATACAAGTCAAAGAAGGAATTCATGTTAAATCACATTATGGTACGGCGGCAAGAGGTGCGTTTAGTTCTTTCTAAGGCTCCAGTTCAACCACTTGAAACACCTTACTTCTGGATTTCCTCCGACTGGCTTCGTCATTGGACTGACAGTGCGATGCCTTC GATTATTGACAACACCTCTATTCTATGCTTGCATGGAAAGTTGCCACTATCAAGTATCAGCTGTGCGAAGCGATTGTCAGCTGAAGCTTGGACCAATTTATATTCTCAG TTCTCTGATTGTTGTGACAAGTATGGTGGGGGTCCAACATTGACCAAGGATGACTACTGCACTGACTGTATTTTCGAGATGGGGCGCAATATGGCACGCGCAAATGTCTACAGGGATCAGAGATTATTAATGAAAGAGCTTGCAGAGGCAGCGCTTTCTGGGGAGCATTTAGATGGCAAGTTATATTATATCTCCAAGTCATG GTTGCAGCAATGGCTACGAAGGAAAAACATAGACTTGCCTTGTGATGCAGATTCTGGACCAACAGCTTCGATTAGGTGTCCCCATGGTGAACTTATGCCTGAAATAGCTGCTGGTGCTAAACGCATACTGGTGCCCGAGAGTCTCTGGATGTTTTTTCAAGAGACTGCTATGGAAGTGAAGCCTGATGATTCTGTGGGTCGTTCTACTTTCTCTTCTGAATCTGAACCATGTGCCACATGTGGCATTGAATTAACAGAAGCAGCGTATTCGGAAGACAGTTTAAG AGAGTTCAAGTTGAAGCAGAGGCTGAATCATGAAAAGTTATGCATGAATAAAAACATTGCACTATGTCCGCAAATAAAATACTATTTAGTTCCCTCATATTGGCTTTCAAAATGGAGAAGCTATGTCAATGCTGGTGGGAAGAATGCTTCTTCTGCAGAACTTGATGCACTCAACAGTGTTGTTGATATGCTGCTATGTGAAAAG CACAGTAAGCTTCTCGGAAGACCACCTGAACTCCTCTGGAAGAGGGACCTTATTTTCCAAAAACCATCTGTT ACAGATGGAATGACAATCATTGCGGAGGATGATTGGAGATTATTCTGTGAAGATTGGGATGGTACGGAGTCGAAAGGTATTTCGGCCAAAATCGAGATTGACAGTGATGTGAGGGATGATAATATTGGGACTTGCATCGATATGTCAATTCCGGAGGAGCATTTACGTATAAATGATGGAATACATAATGGATCATCTCGAAGGCTTCTTGTTAAGACTTCTCCACAG GTTTGCGAGGAGTGCATTGGCGAGAGGGAATGTTCTGAATTGATGAgaaaacttcattattccaatgaagatatatgtgtgtgtttaattagtGGCAAGGAACCTCCAAAATCAATCTTAGAAGCATCAGGGAGCATTTCAGAACCTAGTCGCCGAACTTCCAAGCGCTCAAGGAAGTCAACATATGGAAACTCTGTAAATTTGAATGTTTCCGGAACCACATCGGTTTACCAGCTGAAGATGATGATCTGGGAAACTTTTGGG GTTGTTAAGGAAAACCAAATACTCCACAAAGGTTCCAGGGTAATCGACGGGGAAACAGCTTCTCTTGCTGACATGAATATTTTTCCTGGAGACATTCTATGGGTGACTGATTCAAAGATTCATGAGAATCGGGATATTGCCG ATGAGGTTTCCAACACAAATTTGGAGGTGCACGTTGCAGAAGAAGGTTTTCGTGGTACACTTCTCACATCAGCTATTTCATCTCAAGCTGTCTCCGAAGCATACTTGAACTATTGA
- the LOC142531507 gene encoding ubiquitin carboxyl-terminal hydrolase 26 isoform X2: protein MGHHRPTTRSKNKRSRPDETAEATTESFRKIILTKTVTEDDVRQLYNVWRPVCQGCRVNSKDNPNCFCGLIPPPNGSRKSGLWQKTSEIVNSLGPDPSKDLRSSSSTPAGLTNLGATCYANSILQCLFMNKSFREGVFSVEPQILEGEPVLNNLVRLFAKLHSSKMAFVDSAPFIQTLELDNSIQQDSHEFLTLLFSLLERCLSQSKVSKARTIVQDLFRGGVSHVTRCSKCGNESEASSKIEDFYGLELNVKGLKSLDESLDDYFSIEELHGDNQFYCDACATRADATRSIKLRSLPAVLNFQLKRCVFLPNTTAKKKITSLFHFPGELNMAQRLSDCSELNLVYDLSAVLIHKGSAVNSGHYTAHVKDDNTDEWWEFDDEMVSNLGQEPFGPTSSISTVNIGQNEPVDYSSSVKEKDTLLDDSNMNVNQPHSLESNGIHHSKTFSSVDAYMLMYALKASKGNSQRTAAQSLEHKIESDSSLVSQETDGSLPFHILEDIELSNAAYLDSCEQYKSKKEFMLNHIMVRRQEVRLVLSKAPVQPLETPYFWISSDWLRHWTDSAMPSIIDNTSILCLHGKLPLSSISCAKRLSAEAWTNLYSQYGGGPTLTKDDYCTDCIFEMGRNMARANVYRDQRLLMKELAEAALSGEHLDGKLYYISKSWLQQWLRRKNIDLPCDADSGPTASIRCPHGELMPEIAAGAKRILVPESLWMFFQETAMEVKPDDSVGRSTFSSESEPCATCGIELTEAAYSEDSLREFKLKQRLNHEKLCMNKNIALCPQIKYYLVPSYWLSKWRSYVNAGGKNASSAELDALNSVVDMLLCEKHSKLLGRPPELLWKRDLIFQKPSVTDGMTIIAEDDWRLFCEDWDGTESKGISAKIEIDSDVRDDNIGTCIDMSIPEEHLRINDGIHNGSSRRLLVKTSPQVCEECIGERECSELMRKLHYSNEDICVCLISGKEPPKSILEASGSISEPSRRTSKRSRKSTYGNSVNLNVSGTTSVYQLKMMIWETFGVVKENQILHKGSRVIDGETASLADMNIFPGDILWVTDSKIHENRDIADEVSNTNLEVHVAEEGFRGTLLTSAISSQAVSEAYLNY from the exons atgggGCATCATCGGCCGACGACGAGGAGTAAGAATAAGAGGAGCAGGCCGGACGAAACTGCTGAGGCGACAACTGAAAGCTTTAG gaaaattattttaactaAAACAGTGACAGAGGATGATGTGCGTCAGTTATATAATGTATGGAGGCCTGTTTGTCAAGGGTGTCGTGTGAACTCCAAGGATAACCCTAATTGTTTCTGTGGATTGATTCCACCTCCCAATGGAAGTCGGAAATCTGGGTTGTGGCAGAAGACATCGGAAATAGTAAATTCTCTTGGTCCTGACCCATCCAAAGACCTTCGTTCATCATCCAGTACCCCTGCAGGCCTCACAAATCTTGGTGCCACTTGCTATGCTAACAGCATACTTCAATGCCTGTTCATGAATAAATCTTTCAGGGAAGGTGTTTTCTCTGTCGAACCACAAATTCTGGAAGGAGAGCCTGTGTTAAATAACCTTGTTCGGCTTTTTGCGAAGCTCCATTCTAGTAAGATGGCTTTTGTGGATTCAGCACCATTTATCCAGACTTTAGAACTGGATAATAGCATTCAACAGGATAGCCATGAGTTTCTCACCTTGCTTTTTTCTTTGCTCGAGAGATGCCTGAGCCAGTCCAAGGTTTCCAAAGCTAGAACCATTGTACAAGACCTTTTCCGGGGCGGCGTTTCTCATGTGACCAG GTGCTCGAAATGTGGGAATGAGTCTGAAGCTTCATCAAAAATTGAAGATTTTTATGGACTGGAGTTAAATGTTAAAGGTTTGAAGAGTTTAGATGAGAGCTTGGACGATTACTTCAGCATAGAAGAGCTTCATGGGGACAATCAATTTTACTGTGATGCATGTGCTACTCGAGCTGATGCTACCCGCAGCATCAAGTTGCGTTCGCTGCCTGCTGTTCTAAATTTTCAGCTCAAGCGTTGTGTATTCCTTCCAAAT ACAACTGCAAAGAAAAAGATCACCTCTCTGTTTCATTTTCCTGGAGAACTTAACATGGCCCAAAGGCTGTCAGACTGTTCGGAATTGAATTTGGTATATGATTTGTCAGCTGTCTTGATACACAAGGGTTCTGCTGTCAATAGTGGCCACTATACAGCTCATGTTAAAGATGATAACACTGATGAATGGTGGGAATTTGATGATGAAATGGTTTCAAACTTAGGTCAAGAACCATTTGGGCCCACTTCTTCAATTTCTACTGTTAACATTGGACAAAATGAGCCAGTTGACTACTCATCTTCTGTGAAAGAAAAGGACACTCTTCTAGATGATAGTAATATGAATGTCAATCAGCCGCACTCTTTAGAATCAAATGGTATTCATCATTCAAAAACATTCTCATCTGTTGATGCATACATGCTAATGTATGCTCTCAAGGCTTCTAAGGGTAACAGTCAAAGAACTGCTGCACAGTCTCTCGAACACAAAATAGAGAGTGATAGTTCTCTAGTTTCACAAGAAACTGATGGTTCTCTTCCGTTCCATATTTTAGAGGACATCGAGCTGTCGAATGCAGCATATCTTGATTCTTGTGAACAATACAAGTCAAAGAAGGAATTCATGTTAAATCACATTATGGTACGGCGGCAAGAGGTGCGTTTAGTTCTTTCTAAGGCTCCAGTTCAACCACTTGAAACACCTTACTTCTGGATTTCCTCCGACTGGCTTCGTCATTGGACTGACAGTGCGATGCCTTC GATTATTGACAACACCTCTATTCTATGCTTGCATGGAAAGTTGCCACTATCAAGTATCAGCTGTGCGAAGCGATTGTCAGCTGAAGCTTGGACCAATTTATATTCTCAG TATGGTGGGGGTCCAACATTGACCAAGGATGACTACTGCACTGACTGTATTTTCGAGATGGGGCGCAATATGGCACGCGCAAATGTCTACAGGGATCAGAGATTATTAATGAAAGAGCTTGCAGAGGCAGCGCTTTCTGGGGAGCATTTAGATGGCAAGTTATATTATATCTCCAAGTCATG GTTGCAGCAATGGCTACGAAGGAAAAACATAGACTTGCCTTGTGATGCAGATTCTGGACCAACAGCTTCGATTAGGTGTCCCCATGGTGAACTTATGCCTGAAATAGCTGCTGGTGCTAAACGCATACTGGTGCCCGAGAGTCTCTGGATGTTTTTTCAAGAGACTGCTATGGAAGTGAAGCCTGATGATTCTGTGGGTCGTTCTACTTTCTCTTCTGAATCTGAACCATGTGCCACATGTGGCATTGAATTAACAGAAGCAGCGTATTCGGAAGACAGTTTAAG AGAGTTCAAGTTGAAGCAGAGGCTGAATCATGAAAAGTTATGCATGAATAAAAACATTGCACTATGTCCGCAAATAAAATACTATTTAGTTCCCTCATATTGGCTTTCAAAATGGAGAAGCTATGTCAATGCTGGTGGGAAGAATGCTTCTTCTGCAGAACTTGATGCACTCAACAGTGTTGTTGATATGCTGCTATGTGAAAAG CACAGTAAGCTTCTCGGAAGACCACCTGAACTCCTCTGGAAGAGGGACCTTATTTTCCAAAAACCATCTGTT ACAGATGGAATGACAATCATTGCGGAGGATGATTGGAGATTATTCTGTGAAGATTGGGATGGTACGGAGTCGAAAGGTATTTCGGCCAAAATCGAGATTGACAGTGATGTGAGGGATGATAATATTGGGACTTGCATCGATATGTCAATTCCGGAGGAGCATTTACGTATAAATGATGGAATACATAATGGATCATCTCGAAGGCTTCTTGTTAAGACTTCTCCACAG GTTTGCGAGGAGTGCATTGGCGAGAGGGAATGTTCTGAATTGATGAgaaaacttcattattccaatgaagatatatgtgtgtgtttaattagtGGCAAGGAACCTCCAAAATCAATCTTAGAAGCATCAGGGAGCATTTCAGAACCTAGTCGCCGAACTTCCAAGCGCTCAAGGAAGTCAACATATGGAAACTCTGTAAATTTGAATGTTTCCGGAACCACATCGGTTTACCAGCTGAAGATGATGATCTGGGAAACTTTTGGG GTTGTTAAGGAAAACCAAATACTCCACAAAGGTTCCAGGGTAATCGACGGGGAAACAGCTTCTCTTGCTGACATGAATATTTTTCCTGGAGACATTCTATGGGTGACTGATTCAAAGATTCATGAGAATCGGGATATTGCCG ATGAGGTTTCCAACACAAATTTGGAGGTGCACGTTGCAGAAGAAGGTTTTCGTGGTACACTTCTCACATCAGCTATTTCATCTCAAGCTGTCTCCGAAGCATACTTGAACTATTGA
- the LOC142531507 gene encoding ubiquitin carboxyl-terminal hydrolase 26 isoform X3 produces MAFVDSAPFIQTLELDNSIQQDSHEFLTLLFSLLERCLSQSKVSKARTIVQDLFRGGVSHVTRCSKCGNESEASSKIEDFYGLELNVKGLKSLDESLDDYFSIEELHGDNQFYCDACATRADATRSIKLRSLPAVLNFQLKRCVFLPNTTAKKKITSLFHFPGELNMAQRLSDCSELNLVYDLSAVLIHKGSAVNSGHYTAHVKDDNTDEWWEFDDEMVSNLGQEPFGPTSSISTVNIGQNEPVDYSSSVKEKDTLLDDSNMNVNQPHSLESNGIHHSKTFSSVDAYMLMYALKASKGNSQRTAAQSLEHKIESDSSLVSQETDGSLPFHILEDIELSNAAYLDSCEQYKSKKEFMLNHIMVRRQEVRLVLSKAPVQPLETPYFWISSDWLRHWTDSAMPSIIDNTSILCLHGKLPLSSISCAKRLSAEAWTNLYSQFSDCCDKYGGGPTLTKDDYCTDCIFEMGRNMARANVYRDQRLLMKELAEAALSGEHLDGKLYYISKSWLQQWLRRKNIDLPCDADSGPTASIRCPHGELMPEIAAGAKRILVPESLWMFFQETAMEVKPDDSVGRSTFSSESEPCATCGIELTEAAYSEDSLREFKLKQRLNHEKLCMNKNIALCPQIKYYLVPSYWLSKWRSYVNAGGKNASSAELDALNSVVDMLLCEKHSKLLGRPPELLWKRDLIFQKPSVTDGMTIIAEDDWRLFCEDWDGTESKGISAKIEIDSDVRDDNIGTCIDMSIPEEHLRINDGIHNGSSRRLLVKTSPQVCEECIGERECSELMRKLHYSNEDICVCLISGKEPPKSILEASGSISEPSRRTSKRSRKSTYGNSVNLNVSGTTSVYQLKMMIWETFGVVKENQILHKGSRVIDGETASLADMNIFPGDILWVTDSKIHENRDIADEVSNTNLEVHVAEEGFRGTLLTSAISSQAVSEAYLNY; encoded by the exons ATGGCTTTTGTGGATTCAGCACCATTTATCCAGACTTTAGAACTGGATAATAGCATTCAACAGGATAGCCATGAGTTTCTCACCTTGCTTTTTTCTTTGCTCGAGAGATGCCTGAGCCAGTCCAAGGTTTCCAAAGCTAGAACCATTGTACAAGACCTTTTCCGGGGCGGCGTTTCTCATGTGACCAG GTGCTCGAAATGTGGGAATGAGTCTGAAGCTTCATCAAAAATTGAAGATTTTTATGGACTGGAGTTAAATGTTAAAGGTTTGAAGAGTTTAGATGAGAGCTTGGACGATTACTTCAGCATAGAAGAGCTTCATGGGGACAATCAATTTTACTGTGATGCATGTGCTACTCGAGCTGATGCTACCCGCAGCATCAAGTTGCGTTCGCTGCCTGCTGTTCTAAATTTTCAGCTCAAGCGTTGTGTATTCCTTCCAAAT ACAACTGCAAAGAAAAAGATCACCTCTCTGTTTCATTTTCCTGGAGAACTTAACATGGCCCAAAGGCTGTCAGACTGTTCGGAATTGAATTTGGTATATGATTTGTCAGCTGTCTTGATACACAAGGGTTCTGCTGTCAATAGTGGCCACTATACAGCTCATGTTAAAGATGATAACACTGATGAATGGTGGGAATTTGATGATGAAATGGTTTCAAACTTAGGTCAAGAACCATTTGGGCCCACTTCTTCAATTTCTACTGTTAACATTGGACAAAATGAGCCAGTTGACTACTCATCTTCTGTGAAAGAAAAGGACACTCTTCTAGATGATAGTAATATGAATGTCAATCAGCCGCACTCTTTAGAATCAAATGGTATTCATCATTCAAAAACATTCTCATCTGTTGATGCATACATGCTAATGTATGCTCTCAAGGCTTCTAAGGGTAACAGTCAAAGAACTGCTGCACAGTCTCTCGAACACAAAATAGAGAGTGATAGTTCTCTAGTTTCACAAGAAACTGATGGTTCTCTTCCGTTCCATATTTTAGAGGACATCGAGCTGTCGAATGCAGCATATCTTGATTCTTGTGAACAATACAAGTCAAAGAAGGAATTCATGTTAAATCACATTATGGTACGGCGGCAAGAGGTGCGTTTAGTTCTTTCTAAGGCTCCAGTTCAACCACTTGAAACACCTTACTTCTGGATTTCCTCCGACTGGCTTCGTCATTGGACTGACAGTGCGATGCCTTC GATTATTGACAACACCTCTATTCTATGCTTGCATGGAAAGTTGCCACTATCAAGTATCAGCTGTGCGAAGCGATTGTCAGCTGAAGCTTGGACCAATTTATATTCTCAG TTCTCTGATTGTTGTGACAAGTATGGTGGGGGTCCAACATTGACCAAGGATGACTACTGCACTGACTGTATTTTCGAGATGGGGCGCAATATGGCACGCGCAAATGTCTACAGGGATCAGAGATTATTAATGAAAGAGCTTGCAGAGGCAGCGCTTTCTGGGGAGCATTTAGATGGCAAGTTATATTATATCTCCAAGTCATG GTTGCAGCAATGGCTACGAAGGAAAAACATAGACTTGCCTTGTGATGCAGATTCTGGACCAACAGCTTCGATTAGGTGTCCCCATGGTGAACTTATGCCTGAAATAGCTGCTGGTGCTAAACGCATACTGGTGCCCGAGAGTCTCTGGATGTTTTTTCAAGAGACTGCTATGGAAGTGAAGCCTGATGATTCTGTGGGTCGTTCTACTTTCTCTTCTGAATCTGAACCATGTGCCACATGTGGCATTGAATTAACAGAAGCAGCGTATTCGGAAGACAGTTTAAG AGAGTTCAAGTTGAAGCAGAGGCTGAATCATGAAAAGTTATGCATGAATAAAAACATTGCACTATGTCCGCAAATAAAATACTATTTAGTTCCCTCATATTGGCTTTCAAAATGGAGAAGCTATGTCAATGCTGGTGGGAAGAATGCTTCTTCTGCAGAACTTGATGCACTCAACAGTGTTGTTGATATGCTGCTATGTGAAAAG CACAGTAAGCTTCTCGGAAGACCACCTGAACTCCTCTGGAAGAGGGACCTTATTTTCCAAAAACCATCTGTT ACAGATGGAATGACAATCATTGCGGAGGATGATTGGAGATTATTCTGTGAAGATTGGGATGGTACGGAGTCGAAAGGTATTTCGGCCAAAATCGAGATTGACAGTGATGTGAGGGATGATAATATTGGGACTTGCATCGATATGTCAATTCCGGAGGAGCATTTACGTATAAATGATGGAATACATAATGGATCATCTCGAAGGCTTCTTGTTAAGACTTCTCCACAG GTTTGCGAGGAGTGCATTGGCGAGAGGGAATGTTCTGAATTGATGAgaaaacttcattattccaatgaagatatatgtgtgtgtttaattagtGGCAAGGAACCTCCAAAATCAATCTTAGAAGCATCAGGGAGCATTTCAGAACCTAGTCGCCGAACTTCCAAGCGCTCAAGGAAGTCAACATATGGAAACTCTGTAAATTTGAATGTTTCCGGAACCACATCGGTTTACCAGCTGAAGATGATGATCTGGGAAACTTTTGGG GTTGTTAAGGAAAACCAAATACTCCACAAAGGTTCCAGGGTAATCGACGGGGAAACAGCTTCTCTTGCTGACATGAATATTTTTCCTGGAGACATTCTATGGGTGACTGATTCAAAGATTCATGAGAATCGGGATATTGCCG ATGAGGTTTCCAACACAAATTTGGAGGTGCACGTTGCAGAAGAAGGTTTTCGTGGTACACTTCTCACATCAGCTATTTCATCTCAAGCTGTCTCCGAAGCATACTTGAACTATTGA